The Pseudomonas wenzhouensis genome has a segment encoding these proteins:
- a CDS encoding BCCT family transporter, whose translation MKPMVAENIVGRDLNIRVLGLNFHRVIFPVSFFIILLLVLLALSNPVVFGETLEGIKGWILKNFDWFIIIMGNLAVLFCAGLALSPLGKVRLGGRDAKPEFSTLSWFSMMFAAGMGVGLLYWGVAEPVAQYTAWWKTPLNVAASTPEAAHAAMGATLYHWGFHPWAIYLTSALVVGYFSYNKGLPLSLSSGLQPLLGRGHRGLPGQMVDVFTVVLSIFGLATSLGLGAMQATAGIAHVLGTPNTFAFQLLFIVAVTGLAAFSLWRGLDAGVKVLSNINMLLALVLFLLVAVGIGGMAFFSNTLSAAVDYGQMFLPLSNWIDRPDQDWFQGWTVFYWAWWCTWGPLVGIFVARVSKGRTLRQMVGMVMLAPTVVTLLWFSAFGSGAIAQVIDGSGALAAGLSDVNMAIFQFLEMLPLAGIGSLLVVALLVFFMVTSVDSGALVVDNLSAGGDPDTQPVQRVLWLVMIALVTVTLFVIGGDTALKGIQAGAVAMGLPFMLLMLLLMIGLVKGLIEDCRS comes from the coding sequence ATGAAGCCTATGGTTGCGGAAAACATAGTCGGTCGAGACTTGAATATTCGAGTGCTCGGCTTGAACTTCCATCGCGTCATATTCCCCGTTTCCTTCTTCATCATCCTGTTGCTGGTCCTCCTGGCACTGAGCAATCCCGTGGTCTTCGGCGAGACGCTGGAAGGCATCAAGGGCTGGATCCTGAAGAATTTCGACTGGTTCATCATCATCATGGGCAATCTGGCGGTGCTGTTCTGCGCCGGTCTGGCGCTGTCGCCGCTGGGTAAGGTGCGTCTCGGTGGTCGTGATGCCAAACCCGAATTCAGCACCCTGTCGTGGTTCTCCATGATGTTCGCCGCCGGCATGGGCGTTGGCCTGCTGTACTGGGGCGTCGCCGAGCCGGTGGCGCAATACACGGCCTGGTGGAAAACGCCGCTGAACGTGGCTGCCAGCACCCCGGAGGCCGCCCATGCGGCGATGGGCGCGACGCTGTATCACTGGGGCTTTCACCCCTGGGCGATCTACCTGACCAGCGCGCTGGTGGTGGGGTACTTCTCCTACAACAAGGGCCTGCCACTGTCGCTCAGCTCCGGCCTGCAGCCGCTGCTGGGGCGTGGGCATCGTGGCTTGCCGGGGCAGATGGTCGACGTGTTCACCGTGGTGCTGAGCATCTTCGGCCTGGCCACTTCCCTCGGTCTGGGCGCGATGCAGGCCACGGCCGGTATTGCCCACGTACTGGGCACACCGAACACCTTCGCCTTTCAACTGCTGTTCATCGTCGCGGTCACTGGTCTGGCAGCGTTCTCGCTGTGGCGGGGGCTGGATGCCGGGGTCAAGGTCCTGAGCAACATCAACATGCTGCTGGCGTTGGTGCTGTTTCTGCTGGTCGCGGTCGGTATTGGCGGCATGGCGTTCTTCTCCAACACCCTGAGCGCAGCGGTCGACTACGGTCAGATGTTCCTGCCACTGAGCAACTGGATCGATCGTCCTGATCAGGACTGGTTCCAGGGCTGGACGGTGTTCTACTGGGCCTGGTGGTGCACCTGGGGGCCGTTGGTAGGGATCTTCGTCGCTCGCGTTTCCAAGGGCCGCACCCTGCGCCAGATGGTGGGCATGGTGATGCTGGCGCCAACCGTGGTCACGCTGCTGTGGTTCTCTGCCTTTGGCAGTGGCGCCATCGCCCAGGTGATCGACGGCAGTGGCGCCCTGGCGGCTGGCCTCAGCGACGTCAACATGGCCATCTTCCAGTTCCTGGAAATGCTGCCGCTGGCCGGTATCGGCTCGCTGCTGGTGGTCGCCCTGCTGGTGTTCTTCATGGTGACCTCGGTGGACTCCGGTGCGCTGGTGGTCGACAATCTGTCGGCCGGTGGCGACCCCGACACCCAGCCGGTGCAGCGCGTGCTGTGGCTGGTGATGATCGCGCTGGTGACCGTCACGTTGTTCGTGATTGGCGGCGATACTGCGCTCAAGGGCATTCAGGCTGGTGCCGTGGCGATGGGCCTGCCGTTCATGTTGCTGATGCTGTTGCTGATGATTGGTCTGGTCAAAGGCCTGATCGAAGACTGTCGCAGCTGA
- the pqqF gene encoding pyrroloquinoline quinone biosynthesis protein PqqF encodes MTLHAALPAPVRRLANGALLRAQQQPWAQQVGLCLRVAAGSHDEPPAYPGLAHFLEHLLFLGSRNHSSDQGLMAFVQRHGAMVNASTQARHTDFVCEVPAELLQPVLRRLLDMLCQPLLDSEAQLREREVLHAEYQARSQDADSRIDHALGQALAAGHRCGAFLAGDRSTLAVESAEFQRALRAYHQRHYQAGRMCLTLVGPQPAEQLLDIAEALFEALPVDEGDACHVPTLDLLPLRAPRLYLQHSRPGIHLGVAVQLQTRNLRASLDVLLDTLHDPAPGGLLAGLRELQLCRQLQARVLYQHAGQCLLRLDFTAASAEQSAALRAAVQRWAAQLQGDAAWPQRLQHQQRAAALRLFGLSPLAAARALQSPAQDDSHTLRDLNSLLACLARGDGLIELQCGEQAQPLWPAIGLDLPLQTLPPVSSPAPIPSHPWRLPGNDPLLCGAAVASAVLPLAALRHHPGQAEGGPAALYWRGPCSGAGDSAAIEAGLLARSADLRWRGERLGITCQLNVQAAGWSLSLRGPASLLPAFSALLVPLLLAAFDQPAEPAAQGMLLRVLLQRLPQLCELPRASRLEGLSVGLGASEQAQLAELCVAVEALADLPSAPCSETRIDWHQVAQPGTDAALLLFCPLPAGDVCTEAAWRLLGQVLQGRFYQRLRGELQLGYALFAGFHQVEGCRGLLFALQSPVCEAAGIFDHIRAFLREQWQALAALDDTALSRYRDALLPALSPAKANLARAEQLWQLHLAGLPEVHLQRVQQALTALTQNDLLQAHEQLLSASDWRVLASGAPSLA; translated from the coding sequence ATGACCCTGCATGCTGCACTTCCTGCCCCAGTTCGGCGCCTGGCCAATGGTGCGCTGCTACGCGCGCAGCAACAGCCCTGGGCGCAGCAGGTCGGCTTGTGCCTGCGGGTGGCAGCGGGCAGTCATGACGAGCCGCCGGCTTATCCTGGGCTGGCGCATTTTCTCGAGCATCTGCTGTTTCTCGGCAGCCGTAACCACTCGTCTGATCAGGGGTTGATGGCCTTCGTCCAGCGCCATGGTGCAATGGTCAATGCCTCGACCCAGGCGCGGCACACCGATTTCGTCTGCGAGGTGCCGGCCGAGCTGCTGCAGCCGGTGCTGAGGCGTCTGCTGGATATGCTCTGCCAGCCGCTGCTCGATAGCGAGGCGCAACTGCGTGAGCGCGAAGTGCTGCATGCCGAATACCAGGCGCGCAGCCAGGATGCCGACAGTCGCATCGATCATGCTCTGGGACAGGCGCTCGCTGCCGGGCATCGCTGCGGCGCGTTTCTGGCAGGTGATCGCAGCACGCTGGCGGTGGAGTCTGCGGAGTTTCAGCGGGCGCTGCGTGCGTATCACCAGCGCCACTACCAGGCCGGGCGCATGTGCCTGACTCTGGTCGGGCCACAACCGGCCGAGCAATTACTGGATATCGCCGAAGCACTATTTGAGGCATTGCCGGTCGATGAGGGCGACGCCTGTCACGTGCCGACGCTCGACCTGCTGCCACTTCGAGCGCCCCGTTTGTATCTGCAACACAGTCGTCCCGGGATACATCTGGGTGTTGCCGTGCAGCTCCAGACGCGCAATCTGCGCGCTTCTCTGGATGTGTTGCTGGATACCTTGCACGACCCTGCGCCCGGCGGCCTGCTGGCGGGTTTACGTGAGTTGCAGCTGTGCCGACAGTTGCAGGCGCGGGTGTTGTATCAGCACGCGGGACAATGCCTGCTGCGCCTGGACTTTACCGCCGCCAGCGCGGAGCAGAGCGCCGCATTGCGCGCTGCCGTGCAGCGTTGGGCCGCGCAGTTGCAGGGCGATGCAGCTTGGCCCCAGCGATTGCAACACCAGCAGCGGGCGGCAGCGCTCAGATTGTTCGGGCTCAGCCCGTTGGCGGCGGCCAGGGCGCTGCAATCGCCTGCTCAGGACGACAGCCACACCTTGCGTGACCTGAACTCACTGCTGGCTTGCCTGGCTCGCGGTGACGGGTTGATCGAATTGCAGTGTGGTGAACAGGCCCAGCCGCTGTGGCCGGCAATCGGACTGGATTTGCCATTGCAGACTCTGCCACCGGTGTCATCGCCAGCGCCAATTCCGAGCCACCCATGGCGGCTGCCTGGCAATGATCCGCTGCTGTGCGGCGCTGCCGTAGCATCAGCCGTTTTGCCATTGGCCGCGTTGCGACATCATCCGGGGCAGGCCGAGGGTGGGCCGGCCGCGCTTTACTGGCGTGGCCCCTGTTCAGGTGCGGGCGACTCGGCGGCGATCGAGGCTGGTTTGCTGGCGCGCAGCGCCGACCTGCGATGGCGTGGTGAGCGGTTGGGCATCACCTGCCAACTGAACGTACAAGCCGCTGGCTGGAGCCTTTCGCTGCGCGGGCCGGCGTCGCTGTTGCCGGCCTTCAGTGCTTTGCTGGTGCCGCTGCTGTTGGCTGCGTTCGATCAACCGGCTGAGCCTGCTGCCCAGGGCATGTTGTTGCGGGTGCTGCTGCAGCGTTTGCCACAACTATGCGAGCTACCCAGAGCGTCGCGACTGGAAGGGCTGAGTGTCGGTCTTGGCGCTAGCGAGCAGGCGCAGTTGGCTGAATTGTGCGTGGCCGTTGAGGCGCTTGCTGACCTGCCTTCAGCGCCATGTAGCGAAACCAGGATCGACTGGCATCAGGTCGCGCAGCCGGGTACGGATGCCGCGTTGCTGCTGTTCTGTCCCTTGCCTGCCGGCGATGTCTGCACCGAGGCTGCCTGGCGTCTGCTTGGGCAGGTGTTGCAGGGGCGTTTCTATCAGCGCCTGCGTGGCGAGCTGCAATTGGGTTACGCGCTGTTCGCCGGTTTCCACCAGGTCGAGGGTTGCCGGGGCCTGTTGTTTGCCCTGCAGTCACCCGTCTGCGAGGCGGCCGGCATCTTCGACCATATCCGCGCCTTTCTGCGCGAGCAATGGCAGGCGCTCGCCGCACTGGACGATACGGCCTTGTCGCGTTACCGCGATGCCTTGCTGCCAGCGCTGAGCCCGGCCAAGGCCAACCTGGCGCGTGCCGAGCAGCTGTGGCAGCTGCATCTGGCAGGCTTGCCCGAGGTGCACCTGCAACGGGTGCAGCAGGCGCTGACAGCCCTGACTCAAAACGATCTGCTCCAGGCTCATGAGCAGTTGCTAAGCGCCAGCGACTGGCGCGTATTGGCCAGCGGAGCGCCGTCGCTGGCCTAG